A part of Paenibacillus antri genomic DNA contains:
- a CDS encoding metal ABC transporter permease translates to MWDIFTFPFFQRALIGGLLIGGMAPLLGMFLVLRRLSMIGDTISHVSIAGIALGFLINVYPVGVGLVFSLLAAIAIERLRSAYRTYAELSIAIIMSGGVALATFLFTLGQGFNINVTSYFFGSIYSLDMLDLYTILGVSIVVLGVIATHTKEYFLLTFDEDAASVGGLPVRALNLTLTVLTALVISVAIKIVGALLVSALITIPVACSLLVAKSFKRSLILAVVFSEIAVLFGLIGAGTFNLAPGASIVLLLIAMLIGLLMLKKGFRL, encoded by the coding sequence ATGTGGGACATCTTTACATTTCCGTTCTTTCAACGTGCGCTGATCGGCGGCCTCTTGATCGGCGGCATGGCGCCTCTGCTCGGCATGTTCCTCGTGCTGCGGCGTCTGTCGATGATCGGGGATACGATCTCGCACGTATCGATCGCGGGCATCGCGCTCGGCTTCTTAATCAATGTGTACCCGGTCGGCGTCGGCCTCGTCTTTTCGCTGCTCGCCGCGATCGCCATCGAGCGGCTACGCAGCGCGTATCGGACGTACGCCGAGCTGTCGATCGCGATTATCATGTCCGGCGGGGTCGCGCTGGCGACGTTCTTGTTTACGCTGGGGCAAGGCTTTAACATCAATGTCACCAGCTACTTCTTCGGCAGCATCTACTCGCTCGATATGCTAGACTTGTATACGATTCTCGGCGTCTCGATCGTCGTCCTCGGCGTCATCGCGACGCATACGAAGGAATATTTCCTGCTTACGTTCGACGAGGACGCCGCAAGCGTCGGAGGCCTCCCGGTGCGGGCGCTCAATCTGACGTTGACGGTGCTGACGGCGCTCGTCATCTCCGTCGCGATCAAGATCGTCGGCGCGCTGCTCGTCTCCGCGCTCATCACGATTCCGGTCGCTTGCAGCCTGTTGGTGGCGAAGAGCTTCAAGCGCTCGCTCATTCTGGCGGTCGTCTTCTCGGAAATCGCGGTTTTGTTCGGGCTGATCGGCGCGGGGACGTTCAACTTGGCGCCGGGGGCCTCCATTGTGTTATTATTAATCGCGATGCTGATCGGTCTCCTTATGCTTAAGAAGGGGTTCCGGTTATAA
- a CDS encoding cytochrome c biogenesis CcdA family protein, with the protein MDVTIWVAFLAGLASFISPCCLPLYPSYLSYISGISVAQLKTDQTKEVRLRTLSHTFFFILGFSVVYYAFGAGAGFVAEIFRDYQELIAKLSAVLLILVGLFLLGIFQPQFLMREMKLNVGGKPATYVGSFLIGIGFAAGWSPCIGPIFSAIIGLATTEPGIWFRLTTAYTLGFAVPFFLMAFFLGSTKWILRYSNAIMKVGGVLLIIFGILLYSGQMLRITVWFNAITPEWLKF; encoded by the coding sequence ATGGACGTTACGATTTGGGTTGCGTTCCTCGCGGGGCTGGCGTCGTTCATTTCGCCCTGCTGTTTGCCCTTGTACCCATCCTATCTTTCGTATATATCCGGCATTTCTGTAGCGCAACTGAAAACCGACCAGACGAAAGAAGTGCGGCTGCGAACGCTCAGCCACACTTTTTTCTTCATTCTCGGTTTCTCGGTCGTCTATTATGCGTTCGGCGCCGGCGCAGGCTTCGTGGCGGAAATTTTCCGCGACTATCAAGAGCTGATCGCCAAGCTGTCCGCCGTGCTGCTCATTCTCGTCGGTTTGTTTCTGCTCGGCATATTCCAGCCTCAATTCCTGATGCGGGAGATGAAGCTGAACGTCGGCGGCAAGCCGGCGACGTACGTCGGCTCGTTCTTGATCGGCATCGGCTTCGCGGCCGGCTGGTCGCCTTGCATCGGGCCGATCTTCTCGGCGATTATCGGCCTCGCGACGACGGAGCCGGGCATCTGGTTTCGCTTGACGACCGCTTATACGCTCGGCTTCGCCGTGCCGTTCTTCCTCATGGCGTTCTTCCTCGGCTCCACCAAGTGGATCTTGCGGTATTCGAACGCCATTATGAAGGTCGGCGGCGTACTTTTGATCATCTTCGGCATACTGCTCTATTCCGGGCAGATGCTGCGTATCACGGTATGGTTCAATGCGATTACGCCGGAATGGCTTAAGTTCTAA
- the splB gene encoding spore photoproduct lyase: MATQTPVKPTSELKTFIPELVYFEPDALTYPMGERIRKWAQDQGLPIHMTTSHNRITNLPGEGELEKYRIAKRTLVVGVRKTLDFDQSKPSAEYAIPIATGCMAHCHYCYLQTTLGAKPYVRIYVNIDDIVARAAKYIEERRPEITRFEAACTSDPVGLEHISGSLARLIEFMAKQEHGRLRFVTKFNNVEPLLGLEHNGHTRIRFSVNADYVIRHFEPGTSSFADRIAAAGKVARAGYPLGFIIAPIIWYEGWEDGYAELLSKLKAEVPPEAEPTLTFELIQHRFTKTAKRVIEARYPKSKLEMDEAKRKYKWGRWGQGKYVYRDEQATALREWIAEQIFANFPKATIDYFT; this comes from the coding sequence ATGGCGACGCAAACCCCGGTCAAGCCGACGTCCGAGCTGAAGACGTTCATCCCGGAGCTCGTCTATTTCGAGCCGGACGCGCTGACGTATCCGATGGGCGAGCGCATCCGCAAGTGGGCCCAGGATCAAGGCTTGCCGATCCATATGACGACTTCGCATAACCGCATCACGAATTTGCCCGGGGAGGGCGAGCTCGAGAAGTACCGCATCGCGAAGCGAACGCTCGTCGTCGGCGTCCGCAAGACGCTCGACTTCGACCAGTCGAAGCCGTCGGCCGAATACGCGATTCCGATCGCGACCGGCTGCATGGCGCACTGCCATTATTGCTATCTTCAGACGACGCTCGGCGCGAAGCCGTATGTGCGCATCTACGTCAATATCGACGACATCGTCGCTCGCGCGGCGAAATACATCGAAGAACGCCGGCCCGAAATTACCCGCTTCGAGGCGGCTTGTACGTCCGACCCGGTCGGTCTCGAGCACATCTCCGGATCGCTTGCGCGCTTAATCGAATTTATGGCGAAGCAGGAGCACGGACGGCTTCGGTTCGTGACGAAGTTCAACAACGTCGAGCCGCTGCTCGGACTCGAGCATAACGGCCATACGCGCATTCGGTTCAGCGTGAACGCCGATTACGTCATCCGGCACTTCGAGCCGGGCACGTCCAGCTTCGCCGATCGCATCGCGGCCGCGGGCAAGGTCGCGCGCGCCGGCTACCCGCTCGGGTTCATCATCGCGCCGATTATTTGGTACGAAGGCTGGGAGGACGGCTACGCGGAACTGCTTAGCAAGCTGAAGGCCGAGGTGCCGCCGGAGGCGGAGCCGACGCTGACGTTCGAATTGATTCAGCACCGCTTCACGAAGACGGCCAAACGGGTCATCGAGGCGCGGTATCCGAAGTCGAAGCTGGAGATGGACGAGGCGAAGAGGAAATATAAGTGGGGACGTTGGGGGCAAGGCAAATACGTGTATCGGGACGAGCAGGCGACCGCCCTTCGGGAGTGGATCGCGGAGCAAATCTTCGCGAACTTCCCGAAGGCGACGATCGATTATTTCACGTAG
- the mntR gene encoding transcriptional regulator MntR translates to MPTPSMEDYLERIYRLIDEKGYARVADIAEGLEVHPSSATKMIQKLDKDEYLVYEKYRGLILTPKGKRIGKRLVERHHLLEQFLETIGVKEENIYKDVEGIEHHLSTDSIACIESLVEYFRREPERLEQLRSVKEQMDLES, encoded by the coding sequence GTGCCGACGCCAAGCATGGAAGATTATTTGGAGCGCATCTACCGTCTGATCGACGAGAAGGGATATGCGCGGGTGGCCGACATTGCCGAAGGCTTGGAAGTGCACCCTTCGTCCGCGACGAAGATGATCCAGAAGCTGGATAAAGACGAGTATTTGGTATACGAGAAGTATCGAGGGTTGATCTTAACGCCGAAGGGCAAGCGAATCGGGAAGAGGCTCGTCGAACGCCATCATCTGCTCGAGCAGTTTCTGGAGACGATCGGCGTGAAGGAAGAGAATATCTATAAAGACGTCGAAGGCATCGAACATCATTTAAGCACGGATTCGATCGCTTGCATCGAATCGCTCGTGGAATATTTCAGGCGGGAGCCGGAGCGGCTGGAGCAGCTCCGTTCAGTGAAAGAACAAATGGATTTGGAATCGTAA
- a CDS encoding patatin-like phospholipase family protein, with protein MRVNGVFQGGGVKGIGLVGAVYAAERRGITFHQTAGTSVGAIVAALLAAGYTGEEMRDLLLETPFGSFVQKNWFHYIYVVGPAIRLFLKKGLYSGDPLEEWIEAVLARKGIRTFADLPPNALRVVASDISLGKMLVLPEDIAQYGVDPMRFSVAKAVRMSCSLPFFFDPVKFRVKRREPGKRVPVFGKPTYIVDGAILSNYPLWIFDKDIKEWPLKVPTIGFQLVGSKDPGPRTIRGPITMLQALFSTMSVAHDLRYIERHSRFRTVKIMSDMVHTTEFSIQEDKLKELFESGMKAGDEFFSGWTFTGYSNELDQWIKKVRPELITKIAVDPSGPPAKKRV; from the coding sequence ATGCGCGTGAACGGAGTGTTTCAGGGCGGCGGCGTGAAGGGAATCGGCTTGGTCGGCGCCGTCTACGCGGCGGAGCGGAGGGGCATCACCTTCCATCAGACGGCGGGCACGTCGGTCGGAGCGATCGTGGCGGCGCTGCTCGCGGCCGGCTACACGGGCGAGGAAATGCGGGATCTGTTACTGGAGACGCCGTTCGGCAGCTTCGTTCAGAAAAACTGGTTTCATTATATATATGTCGTCGGTCCGGCGATTCGGCTGTTTCTAAAGAAAGGCTTGTATTCAGGCGATCCGCTCGAGGAGTGGATCGAAGCAGTGCTGGCTCGCAAAGGGATTCGTACGTTCGCGGATTTGCCTCCCAACGCGCTGCGCGTCGTGGCGTCCGACATTTCCCTCGGCAAGATGCTCGTATTGCCCGAAGACATCGCGCAATACGGCGTCGACCCGATGCGGTTTTCCGTCGCCAAGGCGGTGCGCATGAGCTGCAGCCTTCCGTTCTTTTTCGATCCGGTCAAATTTCGCGTGAAGCGGCGCGAGCCGGGGAAGCGGGTGCCGGTGTTCGGGAAGCCGACTTATATCGTGGACGGCGCGATCCTCAGCAATTATCCGCTATGGATTTTCGACAAGGACATTAAAGAATGGCCGTTGAAGGTGCCGACGATCGGGTTCCAGCTCGTCGGTTCGAAGGATCCCGGCCCTCGTACGATTCGGGGACCGATTACGATGCTGCAAGCGCTGTTCTCCACGATGTCCGTCGCGCACGATCTCCGATATATCGAGAGGCATAGCCGATTCCGCACGGTGAAGATCATGTCCGATATGGTGCATACGACGGAATTTTCGATACAGGAAGATAAGCTGAAGGAACTGTTCGAGTCGGGGATGAAGGCGGGGGACGAATTTTTCTCCGGATGGACGTTCACCGGCTATTCGAACGAATTGGATCAGTGGATCAAGAAGGTACGGCCGGAGCTTATCACGAAAATAGCCGTGGACCCGTCGGGCCCTCCGGCTAAGAAGAGAGTTTAA
- a CDS encoding DUF1385 domain-containing protein, with the protein MSEVKAPVAYGGQAVIEGVMFAGRTVNVTAVRKKDRSIAYFESPRTEKAWVTKLKKVPLLRGIVALLDSSAKGSQHLNFSAESYAEGEAGESGEVAPKEPEKKSMSDNLTMILGVAVVGVLSFLAGKLIFTLVPAALESMLFEGSFESIFLHNLIEGGIKLVLLIGYILLIAQTPLIKRLFQYHGAEHKVITAYENGDPLTVENVQKYNTLHYRCGSSFLVLTVLVGILLYSLPIFTWDSIWERLGIRILLLPVVIGVSYEVLRFTNSVRDIPLLRYLGYPGLWLQLLTTKQPTDDQVEVAIASFQRMLEADRNNAVRLVEPGKAVGA; encoded by the coding sequence TTGTCTGAAGTGAAAGCACCGGTCGCCTATGGCGGACAAGCGGTCATCGAGGGCGTCATGTTCGCCGGTCGGACCGTCAACGTCACCGCCGTACGGAAGAAAGACCGTTCCATCGCATATTTCGAATCCCCTAGAACCGAGAAGGCTTGGGTGACGAAGCTGAAGAAAGTTCCGCTCCTTCGGGGGATCGTCGCCTTGCTCGATTCCAGCGCGAAGGGATCGCAGCATCTTAATTTTTCCGCGGAGTCGTACGCCGAGGGCGAAGCGGGAGAATCGGGAGAAGTCGCTCCGAAGGAACCTGAGAAGAAGTCGATGTCCGACAACTTGACCATGATTCTCGGCGTCGCGGTCGTCGGCGTCCTGTCGTTTTTGGCCGGCAAGCTGATTTTCACGTTAGTTCCGGCCGCCCTCGAGAGCATGCTGTTCGAAGGCAGCTTCGAGAGCATCTTTCTTCATAACTTGATCGAAGGAGGCATTAAGCTCGTTCTCTTGATCGGCTACATTCTCTTGATCGCCCAGACCCCGCTCATCAAGCGGTTGTTCCAGTACCACGGCGCGGAACATAAGGTCATTACCGCCTATGAGAACGGGGATCCGCTGACGGTCGAGAACGTCCAGAAATATAACACGCTGCACTATCGCTGCGGCAGCAGTTTTCTTGTATTGACCGTGCTGGTCGGCATCTTATTATATTCGTTGCCTATCTTTACGTGGGATTCCATCTGGGAACGTCTCGGCATCCGCATCTTGCTGCTGCCGGTCGTCATCGGGGTATCGTACGAGGTGCTTCGCTTTACGAACAGCGTGCGCGACATCCCGCTGCTCCGGTACTTGGGATATCCGGGGCTGTGGCTTCAGTTGCTCACGACGAAGCAGCCGACGGACGATCAGGTCGAAGTCGCGATCGCCTCGTTCCAGCGCATGCTCGAAGCGGACCGGAACAACGCCGTCCGCCTCGTCGAACCGGGCAAAGCCGTAGGAGCGTGA
- a CDS encoding YqhR family membrane protein, whose translation MPHPKDSDPKAAGVQTVVRTKKLPFALNLGFFAGAIWGGVRWMFYYFGFTDVVPGFLVEPFFLHDFLAGTGGFLVGYASFIAMSIVAALLYTFTAYKLKGPWPGVAFGVVWFVAVYLVVGPLLGMLLPLGRLDWDSIWLDGSIFVLWGVFIGYTVNYEFTDEERRIRENPVAPPH comes from the coding sequence ATGCCACATCCTAAAGATTCCGATCCGAAAGCGGCCGGCGTCCAGACGGTCGTCCGAACGAAAAAGCTTCCTTTCGCTCTTAACCTAGGCTTCTTCGCGGGAGCGATCTGGGGCGGCGTCCGGTGGATGTTTTACTATTTCGGCTTCACCGACGTCGTTCCGGGCTTTCTGGTGGAACCGTTCTTCCTGCACGATTTTCTGGCCGGAACGGGCGGCTTTCTCGTCGGGTACGCGTCCTTCATCGCCATGTCGATCGTCGCCGCGCTGCTTTATACGTTCACCGCATATAAGCTGAAGGGGCCCTGGCCCGGCGTCGCGTTCGGCGTCGTCTGGTTCGTCGCCGTCTACTTGGTCGTCGGTCCGCTGCTCGGCATGCTGCTCCCCCTCGGCCGTCTCGATTGGGATTCGATCTGGCTGGACGGCTCCATCTTCGTCTTGTGGGGCGTCTTCATCGGGTATACCGTGAATTACGAATTTACGGACGAGGAGCGCCGGATAAGAGAGAACCCGGTTGCGCCCCCCCATTAA
- the aroQ gene encoding type II 3-dehydroquinate dehydratase, translating into MKTVLVLNGPNLNTLGWREKNVYGTMSLAEIERNLTALAERLGVEVRCFQSNHEGALIDEIHRARETADGIVMNPGAFTHYSYAIRDAIAAVELPAIEVHLSNVYKREPFRHVSVTAPVMLGVIAGLGPIGYELALKAIVAQLDNVKGE; encoded by the coding sequence TTGAAGACGGTGTTGGTGCTCAACGGCCCGAACCTAAATACGCTTGGGTGGCGGGAAAAGAACGTATACGGCACGATGTCTTTGGCCGAAATCGAACGGAACCTGACCGCCCTCGCGGAACGGCTCGGCGTTGAGGTTCGTTGCTTTCAATCGAACCATGAAGGCGCGTTGATCGACGAAATCCATCGGGCGCGGGAGACGGCCGACGGCATCGTCATGAACCCCGGCGCGTTCACGCATTACAGCTATGCCATTCGAGACGCGATCGCCGCGGTGGAGCTGCCGGCGATCGAGGTGCATCTATCCAACGTATATAAGCGGGAGCCGTTCCGTCACGTCTCCGTGACGGCTCCCGTCATGCTCGGCGTCATCGCCGGTCTCGGCCCGATCGGGTACGAGCTGGCGCTGAAGGCGATCGTTGCACAACTTGACAACGTAAAGGGTGAGTGA
- a CDS encoding M24 family metallopeptidase has protein sequence MANTEHRLTKLRAAMEGEGLEALLVTNPVNRRYLSGFTGSAGYVVVTATRALLFTDFRYVTQANEQATGFDIVEHGTSPLSSVGDALRAAGISRLGFEQQHVSYGAYLSYGRDLGGIELTPTDGMVEKLRRIKDEAELAVIRKAVAIADAGFEFMLKTLRPGMREIDAALELESFMKKQGAKGPSFDTIIASGERSALPHGVAGERVIGTNEFVKMDFGALYDGYCSDMTRTVVIGTPTPKHREIYDIVLEAQMAALAGIKPGITGREGDALARNVIAARGYGDNFGHGTGHAVGMDIHESPRLSKTEEARLEPGMVVTVEPGIYLPGFGGVRIEDIVVVTENGCEILTKSTKDFITL, from the coding sequence ATGGCCAATACCGAACACCGGCTGACGAAGCTCCGCGCCGCCATGGAAGGCGAGGGGCTCGAAGCGCTGCTCGTCACGAATCCGGTCAACCGGCGGTACCTGTCCGGATTTACCGGCTCCGCAGGATATGTCGTCGTAACCGCAACCCGCGCGCTGCTGTTCACGGACTTCCGTTATGTAACGCAGGCGAACGAGCAGGCGACGGGCTTCGACATCGTCGAGCACGGAACGTCTCCGCTCTCCTCCGTCGGCGACGCGCTTCGCGCGGCGGGCATCTCGCGGCTCGGCTTCGAGCAGCAGCACGTCAGCTACGGCGCGTATTTGTCTTACGGAAGAGACCTCGGGGGCATCGAGCTGACGCCGACCGACGGAATGGTCGAGAAGCTGCGCCGGATTAAAGACGAAGCGGAGCTCGCCGTCATTCGCAAGGCGGTCGCGATCGCGGACGCGGGCTTCGAGTTTATGCTGAAGACGCTGCGCCCGGGCATGCGCGAGATCGACGCGGCGCTCGAGCTTGAGAGCTTCATGAAGAAGCAAGGCGCGAAGGGCCCTTCGTTCGACACGATCATCGCTTCCGGCGAGCGTTCCGCGCTGCCGCACGGCGTCGCCGGCGAACGCGTCATCGGGACGAACGAATTCGTCAAGATGGATTTCGGCGCGTTGTACGATGGGTATTGCTCGGACATGACCCGCACGGTCGTGATCGGCACCCCGACGCCGAAGCATCGGGAAATTTACGACATCGTGCTGGAAGCGCAGATGGCCGCGCTCGCGGGCATCAAACCCGGCATCACCGGACGCGAAGGCGACGCGCTCGCGCGGAACGTCATCGCCGCGCGCGGGTACGGCGACAACTTCGGGCACGGCACGGGACACGCCGTCGGCATGGACATCCACGAGAGTCCGCGCCTTAGCAAGACGGAGGAAGCGAGGCTCGAGCCCGGCATGGTCGTAACCGTGGAGCCAGGCATCTACTTGCCCGGCTTCGGGGGCGTTCGCATCGAAGATATCGTCGTCGTAACGGAGAACGGCTGCGAGATCCTGACGAAATCGACGAAGGACTTTATTACACTCTAG
- the efp gene encoding elongation factor P produces MISVNDFKTGLTIEVDGDIYTVIDFQHVKPGKGAAFVRSKLKGLRNGNVVEKTFRAGENVSRAVIDNRAMQYLYNSGSEYTFMDNETYDQITLAEKQLEWEKKFLIENMVINISSYQGEIIGIQLPNSVELKVTETEPGIKGNTAQGATKNATLETGLTVQVPLFINEGDVLLIDTREGKYISRA; encoded by the coding sequence GTGATTTCAGTTAACGATTTTAAAACGGGTCTTACCATCGAAGTAGACGGCGACATTTACACGGTCATTGATTTCCAACACGTAAAGCCGGGCAAAGGCGCCGCGTTCGTGCGCTCCAAATTGAAAGGCCTCCGGAACGGCAACGTCGTCGAGAAGACGTTCCGCGCGGGCGAGAACGTCTCCCGCGCCGTCATCGACAACCGCGCGATGCAGTATTTGTACAACTCGGGCAGCGAATATACGTTCATGGACAACGAGACGTACGACCAAATTACGTTGGCGGAGAAGCAGCTCGAGTGGGAAAAGAAGTTCTTGATCGAAAATATGGTCATTAACATCAGCTCGTACCAAGGCGAAATCATCGGCATTCAGCTGCCGAACAGCGTCGAGCTGAAGGTCACGGAGACGGAGCCGGGCATTAAGGGCAACACGGCGCAAGGCGCGACGAAGAACGCGACGCTCGAAACCGGCCTCACCGTTCAGGTGCCGCTCTTCATCAACGAAGGCGACGTGCTGCTCATCGATACGCGGGAAGGCAAGTACATATCGAGAGCGTAA
- a CDS encoding aspartate kinase, which produces MALVVMKFGGSSVGDAERMKRVAKRVVEKKREGNRVVVVVSAMGDTTDDLIDLSKQLTDQPSAREMDMLLTTGEQVSVALLSMTIHTHGEGAVSYTGWQAGMTTEAAHGRARISDIRPDRIHKALDEDKIVVVAGFQGMTEDGEITTLGRGGSDTTAVALAAALKADLCEIYTDVDGIYSTDPRIVKVARKLNEISYDEMLELANLGAAVLHPRAVEYAKHYSVPLVVRSSFTYNEGTIVKEDASMEQGVVVSGIAYDKNVARISILGVKDVPGQLAKVFTALGDAGINVDIIVQSGVQNGKADFSFSTGSSDAEQAVTILRGMQNDVGFDDVTSETNLVKVSIVGAGMVSNPGVAAKMFDAISSQGVSIKMVSTSEIKVSCVIDADKFQDVVRACHTAYGLDSTEQAFVGGPSERR; this is translated from the coding sequence TTGGCGTTAGTGGTGATGAAGTTCGGGGGAAGCTCGGTCGGCGACGCGGAGCGCATGAAGCGCGTCGCGAAGCGGGTCGTAGAGAAGAAACGCGAAGGAAACCGCGTCGTCGTCGTCGTATCCGCCATGGGCGACACGACCGACGACTTGATCGATTTATCGAAGCAGCTGACCGACCAGCCGTCCGCGAGAGAGATGGACATGCTGCTCACGACCGGCGAACAAGTATCGGTAGCGCTGCTGTCGATGACGATTCATACGCACGGCGAAGGCGCCGTCTCGTATACCGGCTGGCAGGCGGGCATGACGACGGAGGCGGCGCACGGCCGCGCGCGCATCAGCGACATTCGACCGGACCGCATTCATAAAGCGCTGGACGAGGACAAGATCGTCGTCGTCGCAGGCTTCCAAGGCATGACCGAAGACGGCGAAATCACGACGCTCGGCCGCGGCGGCTCGGACACGACGGCCGTGGCGCTCGCCGCCGCGCTGAAGGCGGACTTGTGCGAAATCTATACGGACGTCGACGGCATCTATTCGACGGACCCGCGCATCGTGAAGGTGGCGCGCAAGCTGAACGAAATTTCGTACGACGAGATGCTGGAGCTCGCGAATCTCGGCGCGGCGGTGCTGCATCCGCGCGCGGTCGAATACGCGAAGCATTATTCGGTGCCGCTCGTCGTACGGTCCAGCTTTACTTACAACGAAGGTACGATCGTGAAGGAGGACGCATCCATGGAGCAAGGCGTAGTCGTCAGCGGCATCGCATACGACAAGAACGTGGCGAGAATCAGCATTTTGGGCGTGAAGGACGTGCCGGGGCAGCTGGCGAAGGTGTTTACGGCGCTCGGCGATGCCGGCATTAACGTCGATATCATCGTACAGAGCGGCGTTCAGAACGGCAAAGCGGATTTCTCCTTCTCGACGGGATCGAGCGACGCGGAGCAAGCGGTGACGATTTTGCGAGGCATGCAGAACGACGTCGGCTTCGACGACGTGACGAGCGAGACGAATCTCGTGAAGGTGTCGATCGTAGGCGCCGGCATGGTAAGCAACCCGGGCGTCGCGGCGAAGATGTTCGACGCGATCTCGAGCCAAGGCGTCAGCATCAAGATGGTCAGTACGTCGGAAATCAAAGTGTCCTGCGTCATCGACGCGGACAAATTCCAAGACGTCGTGCGCGCCTGCCATACGGCATACGGACTGGACTCGACGGAGCAAGCGTTCGTCGGCGGACCGTCCGAACGTCGGTAA
- a CDS encoding DUF441 domain-containing protein: protein MNGELLLVILIIIGMVGRSHIITTAACVLLIIKLVSLERYLPTIERRGLEFGLLFLTMGVLVPFASERIAQKDILAVFTSWPGVLALLGGAIATYMNGKGLDLLKLDPELIVGLVIGSIFGILFLRGIPVGPLMAAGITAFLLKVFTFLFDKFKW from the coding sequence ATGAACGGTGAATTGCTATTGGTCATTCTAATCATCATCGGCATGGTGGGCCGGTCCCACATTATTACGACGGCCGCCTGCGTCCTGCTGATCATCAAGCTGGTCTCCCTCGAGCGGTATTTGCCCACGATCGAACGACGCGGACTCGAGTTCGGCTTATTGTTTTTGACCATGGGCGTCCTCGTTCCGTTCGCGAGCGAGCGGATCGCGCAGAAGGACATCTTAGCCGTGTTTACGAGCTGGCCCGGCGTTCTCGCCCTTCTCGGCGGCGCGATCGCCACCTATATGAACGGCAAAGGCTTGGATTTGCTGAAGCTTGATCCCGAGCTCATCGTCGGGCTCGTGATCGGATCGATCTTCGGCATTTTGTTTTTGCGAGGCATTCCGGTCGGTCCCCTCATGGCCGCGGGCATTACGGCGTTCCTGCTGAAGGTTTTCACCTTTTTGTTCGATAAATTCAAGTGGTGA
- a CDS encoding phosphosulfolactate synthase, protein MDQTSRLDWHPSLADPTGRRTAKPRTTGRTMVIDKGLGLRAFEDMLRVAAPYIDVVKLGFGTSALYPEEELRRKIETAREAGLLIMPGGTFLEVAVSQNLVDTFLATARGFGFTAVEVSDGTIEMNRDQRSALIVKAIDVGFTVVTEYGKKIFGSGIETEELARTVEIDTALGATFVTIEARESGKGVGIFDENGVCKTDDLDGIMHCVPDSSVLMWEAPLKSQQAELLQALGPNLNIGNVAPEDVLSLEALRRGLRSDTFHLGMQARV, encoded by the coding sequence ATGGACCAAACTTCTAGATTGGATTGGCATCCGTCCCTCGCCGATCCGACCGGACGAAGGACCGCGAAACCCCGAACGACCGGTCGCACGATGGTGATCGACAAGGGACTCGGGCTCCGCGCGTTCGAGGATATGCTTCGGGTGGCGGCGCCCTATATCGACGTCGTGAAGCTCGGCTTCGGCACCTCGGCGTTATATCCCGAGGAAGAGCTGAGGCGCAAAATCGAGACGGCGCGCGAAGCCGGGCTGCTGATTATGCCGGGAGGCACGTTCCTCGAAGTCGCTGTATCGCAAAACCTCGTCGACACGTTTTTGGCGACCGCGCGGGGCTTCGGCTTCACGGCGGTCGAGGTGTCCGACGGCACGATCGAGATGAACCGGGACCAACGCAGCGCGCTGATCGTTAAGGCGATCGACGTCGGCTTCACGGTCGTGACGGAGTACGGCAAGAAAATTTTCGGATCGGGGATCGAAACGGAGGAGCTCGCCCGAACGGTGGAGATCGACACGGCGCTCGGAGCGACGTTCGTCACGATCGAAGCGAGGGAGTCGGGCAAGGGCGTAGGAATTTTCGACGAAAACGGCGTTTGCAAAACGGACGATCTGGACGGGATTATGCACTGCGTGCCGGATAGCTCCGTGCTGATGTGGGAAGCGCCGCTCAAGTCGCAACAGGCGGAGTTGCTGCAGGCGCTCGGCCCGAACTTGAACATCGGCAACGTCGCGCCGGAAGACGTGCTGTCGCTCGAAGCGCTGCGCCGCGGCCTTCGGTCGGATACGTTCCACCTAGGCATGCAAGCGAGAGTGTAG
- a CDS encoding YqhV family protein, whose translation MVDKIVVSMALLRVLSGSIELMAAFLIYRLASVEKALVINSSLALVGPIIFISITALGLVGITDKLSFGKLAWVAVGVACLLIGILKK comes from the coding sequence ATGGTCGATAAAATCGTAGTCAGTATGGCGCTGCTGAGAGTGTTGTCGGGGTCCATCGAGTTGATGGCGGCCTTTCTCATTTACAGGCTCGCCAGTGTAGAGAAGGCGCTCGTCATCAACTCGTCGCTGGCCTTGGTCGGGCCGATCATCTTTATTTCGATTACGGCGCTCGGGCTCGTCGGCATTACGGATAAGCTCTCTTTCGGCAAGTTGGCTTGGGTCGCCGTGGGGGTAGCTTGTCTATTAATCGGCATTCTGAAAAAGTAG